Proteins found in one Prochlorothrix hollandica PCC 9006 = CALU 1027 genomic segment:
- a CDS encoding dynamin family protein, protein MTQPIYNIFQEVEAKGRVLANYWQGFYEEIAQHLPESYQDEMAELSKKLELALAHLIDELHSPTLTLATTGTTSSGKSTLVNFLCGAEIVPVATSEMSAGVVTIEYSRDKALIIEETPGAAWECGQWYGISDQEIYDRLHDVMITYIDRREEQPSLACPQSLIYYPFRLMKDLGLELPSGTKVRILDLPGLAYVGDEGNASVIRQCREALCLVTYNSAETDSQKVQNLLQEVVSQVKDLGGSPARMLFILNRIDVFRADRSWPTSEERFVDKATQSIKGELLAQLQEYTPEIESLQVIKLSTWPALLALQSRSSDLLTSMDACKRADNHFNGLLEEILEDLPRSVQKWSDHDRHRVADLLWQKSYGGNFQTALHQHIGYHFPQLVIPQMIDRFNVTAGNAVVEWAVQTTSAILNSSQEKYEQECTNLEKIQDQLETLLDSSDAKLREPFKKVSTAALAEGQTEDLRKVLENAVTELQKSEPYSLLNTKLAPLYDWETQIGLGLNAILESVAESIRLGNDNLDNLYFRQADPTSLKQLKNSIETLVALGYTGSIARDGEDRIAKTATEQRDLKLLNKALDALSYALTQVMSDIFREICQQQSDRIYESVNSLFECHLYDLEAKAQNTAPNMAVKFPTSFLVKLENKPKISIEFKAGFSTTKGTWNDEIRVEGRERLWYTLWIVEVTTYKTEIVTRESDNASIPSVVELLRGWLEQAKDSRSGIVASIAPWIINQIDLLKKNINSVQNEVLDRYKIRLNRAHQEFTLTHEKEKNIWEPLNRKSLDMQQEFSQLDHQLDHQE, encoded by the coding sequence ATGACCCAGCCTATCTATAATATTTTCCAAGAAGTTGAAGCTAAGGGGCGCGTTCTTGCGAACTACTGGCAAGGGTTCTATGAGGAGATTGCCCAGCATTTACCAGAAAGCTACCAAGATGAAATGGCGGAGTTGTCTAAAAAATTGGAGTTGGCTTTGGCCCATCTGATCGATGAGTTACACAGCCCAACCTTGACTCTGGCAACTACGGGAACAACCAGCAGCGGCAAGAGTACGCTGGTGAATTTTCTGTGCGGGGCGGAAATTGTGCCGGTGGCCACCAGTGAGATGAGTGCTGGGGTGGTGACGATCGAGTACAGCCGGGACAAGGCGCTGATTATTGAGGAAACACCGGGGGCAGCCTGGGAGTGTGGCCAGTGGTATGGCATTAGCGATCAGGAGATTTACGATCGGCTGCATGATGTGATGATTACCTATATCGATCGTCGGGAGGAGCAGCCCAGTCTGGCGTGTCCCCAATCTTTGATTTATTATCCGTTTCGGTTGATGAAGGATTTGGGGCTGGAGTTGCCCTCTGGGACAAAGGTGCGGATTTTGGATTTGCCGGGGTTGGCCTATGTGGGAGATGAGGGCAATGCATCGGTGATCCGCCAGTGTCGGGAGGCGCTGTGTTTGGTGACCTATAACAGCGCTGAGACGGACAGCCAGAAGGTTCAGAATCTGTTGCAAGAGGTGGTGAGCCAGGTTAAGGATCTGGGGGGATCCCCAGCGCGGATGCTGTTTATTCTCAATCGGATCGATGTATTTCGTGCCGATCGTTCTTGGCCAACCAGCGAGGAACGTTTTGTTGACAAAGCAACCCAGAGTATTAAGGGAGAACTGCTGGCTCAGTTGCAGGAATACACCCCAGAAATCGAAAGCTTGCAGGTGATTAAGCTCAGCACTTGGCCTGCGTTGCTGGCTCTGCAATCTCGCAGTTCTGATCTTCTCACCAGTATGGATGCTTGTAAGCGGGCAGATAATCACTTTAACGGGCTACTGGAGGAGATCCTAGAGGATTTACCCCGCAGTGTTCAGAAATGGTCGGATCACGATCGTCACCGTGTAGCAGATTTGCTGTGGCAAAAGTCCTATGGGGGCAATTTTCAGACGGCTCTCCATCAGCACATCGGTTATCACTTTCCCCAGTTGGTGATTCCCCAGATGATAGATCGCTTTAATGTGACGGCGGGGAATGCGGTGGTTGAGTGGGCTGTTCAAACTACTAGCGCTATCCTCAATAGCTCCCAAGAAAAATATGAGCAAGAGTGTACAAACCTTGAGAAAATCCAAGATCAGCTAGAGACACTTCTAGATTCATCTGATGCTAAGCTACGCGAGCCATTCAAAAAGGTCAGTACCGCTGCGCTAGCTGAGGGCCAAACTGAGGACTTAAGAAAAGTCTTGGAAAATGCAGTAACTGAGTTACAAAAATCTGAACCTTACAGCTTACTAAATACTAAGCTAGCTCCCCTCTATGACTGGGAAACTCAAATTGGCTTAGGTTTGAATGCCATTTTGGAAAGCGTTGCAGAATCAATCAGATTGGGTAATGACAATTTAGACAACTTGTATTTCCGCCAAGCCGACCCTACTAGCCTTAAACAACTGAAAAATTCTATCGAAACTTTGGTCGCTTTAGGCTATACAGGATCTATAGCTAGGGATGGTGAGGATCGGATTGCCAAAACTGCTACTGAGCAAAGAGATCTTAAACTACTTAATAAAGCATTAGATGCACTGTCTTACGCTCTCACTCAAGTGATGAGTGATATTTTCAGGGAAATCTGCCAGCAACAGTCAGATCGTATTTATGAATCAGTGAATTCACTGTTTGAATGCCATCTTTATGACTTAGAGGCTAAAGCGCAAAATACTGCACCTAATATGGCTGTCAAGTTTCCAACAAGTTTCTTAGTAAAGCTTGAAAATAAGCCTAAAATTAGTATTGAGTTTAAAGCAGGCTTCTCAACTACTAAGGGCACATGGAATGACGAAATTAGGGTTGAGGGGCGAGAACGATTATGGTATACCTTATGGATAGTTGAGGTCACAACGTATAAGACTGAAATCGTGACAAGGGAGAGTGATAATGCGTCAATCCCATCAGTTGTAGAATTACTAAGAGGGTGGTTAGAACAAGCTAAAGACTCTCGCTCTGGTATCGTTGCTTCCATTGCTCCCTGGATCATTAATCAAATTGACTTGCTCAAAAAAAATATAAACTCGGTGCAAAATGAGGTTCTAGATCGCTATAAAATTCGCCTTAATAGAGCACATCAAGAGTTTACCTTAACTCATGAAAAGGAAAAGAATATCTGGGAACCTTTGAACCGAAAATCTCTCGACATGCAACAAGAGTTTTCCCAACTAGATCACCAATTAGATCATCAGGAGTGA
- a CDS encoding dynamin family protein, translating to MDWKTASAYYEARLSDTLNVHRHALNLAQLPQANVPDRLRQTLLNEAPHAQRQLDRLRKREFRIAIVGLEKAGKSTFLNAWLECDLLPAKAARCTFTTTQVYSVIHDSEQRLEVQAKTEEQFQQLIQDLTRANAQEDLATIRHHEQTLSQVRREGNITIAFTRLEDIRDQLKKYVADECYAHSVLEARLYTNKLAQAEGIVFYDVPGLDSGLAKHVDEAQQMLSDCDAVILVQRFTSLREKELDIIKFTEQGDKNVTIADKLFVFLSRIDSQATPQALQQHIQEAAQDWAQRTKLPSSRIIPGSAGAYLILNQLAEHQTEIEIGSLEVVQAQLQRITGISDPQTLKTIATGIPTLKDNIFEYINNERVNVLKKRCEASMSAILGAAEEIRAITSKNYPENPEDAKRFEEEKQRILFTEWWEHKWDTVRAELQDFYMTTIVSAGESGWGIVSSHNIERFQERYHQVVTAEMKNLREETARKRDVIFAANSNPVFDRTNANFRWRESLYVDVTKTLARISHQLADELQDQALNLVDYMKTLLWDSPQVKARLIENTQTYFILLENSLKVLFLRFARPVAEALIRGPVKSDTRSEIIKNIGVDIEIVDNYYQGNEPAYSVLKRYVKYGSDLLCNPETRSQVLGKNDAVQTKPDSNDPKTAVIFEVDTDLNAFEEYLNQAIFQAAGFDSYCLQELKGLVDSFRDKEGSWAGVALNEWMQGNPKLLSEVPEALRFQEVNLEVSERLRQLSTALQKASRVTE from the coding sequence ATGGATTGGAAAACAGCGTCTGCTTACTATGAAGCACGGCTGAGCGATACCCTCAACGTTCATCGCCATGCCCTCAACCTAGCCCAACTCCCCCAGGCTAACGTCCCCGATCGACTGCGGCAAACCCTCCTCAATGAAGCCCCCCATGCTCAGCGGCAACTCGATCGCCTCCGTAAACGGGAATTTCGTATCGCCATTGTTGGCCTTGAAAAAGCCGGAAAAAGCACCTTTCTCAACGCATGGCTTGAATGCGACCTCCTCCCCGCCAAAGCCGCCCGCTGCACCTTCACCACCACCCAAGTTTACTCCGTCATTCACGACTCCGAACAACGCCTTGAAGTCCAAGCCAAAACCGAAGAACAATTTCAACAACTGATCCAAGACCTCACCAGAGCCAACGCCCAAGAAGACCTCGCCACCATCCGCCACCACGAACAAACCCTCAGCCAAGTCAGGCGCGAGGGAAACATAACGATCGCCTTCACCCGCCTTGAAGACATCCGCGATCAGCTTAAAAAATACGTTGCCGACGAGTGTTATGCCCACTCCGTCCTAGAAGCACGGCTTTACACCAACAAACTAGCCCAGGCAGAAGGAATCGTTTTCTATGATGTACCCGGCTTAGACTCCGGCCTTGCCAAACACGTAGACGAAGCCCAACAAATGCTCTCTGACTGTGATGCAGTCATTCTCGTTCAGCGCTTCACCAGCCTCCGCGAAAAAGAGCTAGACATCATTAAATTCACTGAGCAAGGCGATAAAAATGTCACGATAGCCGATAAATTATTTGTATTTCTCAGCCGCATTGACTCTCAAGCCACTCCCCAAGCCCTCCAACAACACATCCAAGAAGCCGCCCAAGACTGGGCACAACGGACCAAACTCCCCAGCAGCCGTATCATCCCCGGTTCCGCAGGTGCATACCTAATCCTCAACCAGCTCGCCGAGCATCAGACCGAAATAGAGATTGGTAGCTTGGAGGTTGTCCAAGCCCAATTGCAACGCATCACAGGCATTAGCGATCCCCAAACCCTTAAAACCATAGCCACAGGTATTCCCACCCTCAAAGATAATATCTTTGAATACATCAATAACGAACGGGTTAATGTCCTCAAAAAACGCTGTGAAGCCTCAATGTCTGCCATCCTAGGGGCTGCTGAAGAAATTCGTGCCATCACTAGCAAAAACTACCCCGAAAATCCAGAAGATGCCAAACGTTTTGAAGAAGAAAAACAACGGATCTTATTTACAGAATGGTGGGAACATAAATGGGACACTGTGCGGGCAGAACTGCAAGACTTCTATATGACAACGATCGTCAGTGCAGGAGAATCTGGATGGGGCATAGTTAGCTCCCACAACATCGAGCGATTCCAAGAGCGTTATCACCAAGTTGTCACGGCTGAAATGAAAAATCTGCGTGAGGAAACTGCCCGTAAACGGGACGTGATCTTTGCAGCTAATTCTAATCCCGTCTTCGATCGGACAAATGCAAACTTTCGCTGGCGAGAAAGCCTGTATGTTGATGTAACCAAAACCCTAGCACGTATTTCTCACCAACTAGCTGATGAACTTCAGGATCAAGCTCTTAACCTAGTTGATTACATGAAAACCCTACTCTGGGATAGTCCCCAGGTCAAAGCTCGATTAATCGAGAACACACAAACCTATTTTATTCTGCTAGAAAATAGCCTTAAAGTTCTCTTCCTCCGATTTGCACGGCCTGTTGCCGAAGCCCTGATCCGTGGCCCCGTCAAGAGTGATACCCGTAGCGAAATTATTAAAAATATTGGAGTTGATATTGAGATTGTTGATAACTATTACCAAGGCAATGAACCCGCCTATAGTGTGCTTAAACGCTATGTAAAGTATGGATCCGACCTACTCTGTAATCCAGAAACTAGGAGCCAAGTCTTAGGCAAAAATGATGCAGTACAGACCAAGCCAGATTCCAATGACCCAAAAACTGCAGTGATCTTTGAAGTAGATACAGATCTCAATGCCTTCGAGGAATATCTAAACCAAGCGATTTTCCAGGCTGCTGGCTTTGACTCCTACTGTTTACAAGAACTGAAAGGACTAGTAGATAGTTTCCGTGACAAGGAAGGAAGCTGGGCTGGTGTCGCGCTCAATGAGTGGATGCAAGGTAATCCTAAGCTCTTATCAGAAGTCCCCGAAGCCTTACGGTTCCAGGAAGTCAATCTGGAAGTTAGTGAGCGCCTCAGACAACTAAGCACTGCCCTTCAGAAAGCGTCTAGAGTCACTGAATGA
- a CDS encoding Uma2 family endonuclease produces MIAAREQERYFTPEDYFAWEEGQLEKHELIDGGVYAMSGGTKNHSAIAINFLLLIRSHLRGSQCRVFNSDVKVNSLHTLNYTYPDLSVTCDDRDREHPLYITYPCLIVEVLSDSTEAYDRGKKFEKYRRNPNLIDYVLVCSEEMAIDIYHKNEAGDWLLLSYRSGDVVELASINLRVAIEQFYEEIVFEPLPDAV; encoded by the coding sequence ATGATTGCGGCCAGAGAACAGGAGCGGTACTTTACCCCTGAGGACTATTTTGCCTGGGAAGAAGGGCAGTTAGAAAAGCACGAGTTAATTGATGGTGGCGTTTATGCGATGAGTGGCGGGACAAAAAATCATAGCGCGATCGCAATTAATTTTTTGTTATTGATTCGATCTCATTTGCGAGGGAGTCAATGTCGAGTTTTTAACTCCGATGTAAAGGTTAATAGTCTTCATACTCTTAACTATACTTATCCCGATTTGAGTGTGACTTGCGACGATCGCGATCGTGAGCATCCTCTCTATATCACCTATCCCTGTTTGATTGTGGAGGTTTTATCTGACAGTACTGAAGCTTACGACCGAGGCAAGAAGTTTGAGAAGTATCGCCGCAATCCCAATTTGATTGATTATGTGTTGGTGTGTTCGGAGGAGATGGCGATCGATATTTACCACAAAAACGAAGCGGGGGATTGGTTGCTTTTGAGTTATCGATCGGGGGATGTGGTGGAGTTGGCTAGTATTAATTTAAGGGTGGCGATCGAGCAATTCTATGAAGAAATTGTTTTCGAGCCATTGCCTGATGCGGTTTAG
- a CDS encoding zinc ribbon domain-containing protein, with protein MLGNRKLARAISEQGWGTARTMCEAKANMVNDREVRIISRWEPTSQICSDCGFRWGKVALSVRSILCVSCGTEHDRDGNAAKNIEKSGLGLTQDSKWTKNGRKTRMSGNPTALSSQPYSEQLGLFA; from the coding sequence TATGCTTGGTAATCGGAAGTTGGCACGAGCCATCAGTGAGCAAGGTTGGGGCACCGCACGAACCATGTGCGAGGCCAAGGCCAACATGGTTAATGATCGAGAGGTCAGGATCATCAGTCGGTGGGAGCCAACCAGTCAGATCTGTTCTGATTGTGGCTTTCGGTGGGGCAAGGTTGCTCTATCGGTTCGTTCCATCCTCTGTGTGAGTTGCGGCACCGAACATGATAGAGATGGTAATGCCGCCAAAAATATCGAAAAGTCTGGGTTGGGGCTAACCCAAGACTCTAAATGGACAAAGAACGGGCGTAAGACCAGGATGTCTGGCAATCCGACTGCTTTGTCTAGCCAGCCGTACAGCGAACAGCTTGGACTATTCGCCTAG
- a CDS encoding DUF4112 domain-containing protein yields the protein MVSDPSPADSSKPLSDVQSDVQSDVQPDVQPDILPDTSPLPNSPFPGSSPPKDRGVGDSTQGRDRSQARSQSPVLDEAKALILKEIELLVRFLDGAFTLPFFNQPIGIDALVGLLPVGGDVVAAVASGYIVVRAGMMGVPRRKLWAMAINIALDTLLGSVPVAGDIFDVYWKANVRNIDIVRSHFGLPPFSLGKK from the coding sequence ATGGTTTCTGATCCATCCCCTGCCGATTCTTCCAAGCCTTTGAGTGATGTCCAGAGTGATGTCCAGAGTGATGTCCAGCCTGATGTCCAGCCCGATATCCTCCCTGACACCAGTCCCCTGCCTAACTCTCCCTTCCCTGGGTCAAGTCCCCCTAAGGATCGCGGTGTTGGTGATTCAACCCAGGGTCGGGATCGATCGCAGGCTCGATCGCAATCACCCGTCTTAGATGAAGCCAAAGCCCTGATCCTGAAGGAAATCGAACTGCTGGTGCGGTTTTTGGATGGAGCGTTTACGCTGCCCTTCTTCAATCAACCCATTGGCATTGATGCCTTGGTGGGGTTGTTGCCGGTGGGGGGAGATGTGGTGGCGGCGGTGGCCTCTGGCTATATTGTGGTGCGGGCTGGGATGATGGGTGTGCCCCGACGCAAGTTATGGGCCATGGCGATAAATATTGCTTTGGATACCCTGTTGGGTTCGGTGCCGGTGGCTGGGGATATTTTTGATGTGTACTGGAAAGCCAATGTGCGCAATATCGATATTGTGCGATCGCATTTTGGTTTGCCGCCCTTTTCTCTGGGTAAAAAGTAG
- a CDS encoding FHA domain-containing protein translates to MWGSTNAKCTLFNRLRSVFWSLKPLFSRDPLNNYRIHATLLRVRNRHGDPQYRLIDGDARQQKPSQNGIYVNGERVRSCDLKNRDEIVFCRRSKARFFQFNSALDADLVGTPERWDKPAGSRAEEYETTNSNTEEALQQAQSLGYSSAMNPEEFMALRTNPPVEPTAVFQQNRFKKHSRLGELLVRANKIKPEIPQTLLSQQQNTKKRLGELLLDQAILSPDELRKALRNQKICLGEILLNRQLITAEQLTMALVEQVSNPGPLGSILLKWDWIKAKELEDALQEQYLRHKGLWFIQ, encoded by the coding sequence TTGTGGGGATCTACCAACGCGAAATGCACCCTCTTCAATCGCCTCAGGTCTGTTTTTTGGAGCCTGAAACCCTTATTCTCCCGTGACCCCCTGAATAATTACCGGATCCATGCCACCCTGCTGCGGGTTCGTAACCGCCATGGCGATCCCCAATACCGCCTCATTGATGGGGATGCCCGCCAACAGAAACCCAGCCAAAATGGGATCTATGTGAACGGTGAGCGGGTTCGCAGTTGTGACCTCAAAAACCGGGATGAAATCGTCTTTTGTCGGCGATCGAAGGCTCGATTTTTTCAATTTAACAGTGCCCTAGACGCTGACCTGGTCGGCACCCCTGAGCGTTGGGATAAACCCGCCGGTAGTAGGGCAGAGGAGTATGAAACCACCAACAGCAATACCGAAGAAGCCCTGCAACAGGCCCAGAGCCTGGGCTACTCCAGCGCCATGAACCCTGAGGAATTCATGGCACTCCGCACTAACCCCCCAGTGGAACCCACCGCCGTTTTCCAACAGAATCGCTTCAAAAAACACAGCCGCTTGGGGGAACTCTTGGTGCGGGCCAATAAAATCAAACCGGAAATCCCGCAAACCCTGCTGTCTCAGCAACAGAACACCAAGAAACGGCTAGGGGAATTGCTGTTGGATCAAGCTATCCTGTCCCCCGATGAACTACGCAAAGCCTTGCGTAACCAAAAAATCTGCCTGGGGGAAATTCTCCTCAACCGTCAACTGATTACCGCCGAGCAGTTAACCATGGCCCTGGTGGAACAGGTGTCTAACCCCGGTCCCCTGGGGTCAATTTTGCTGAAATGGGACTGGATTAAAGCTAAAGAGCTGGAAGATGCCCTCCAGGAGCAATATTTGCGCCACAAAGGGCTGTGGTTTATTCAATAG